One part of the Selenomonadales bacterium genome encodes these proteins:
- the uvrB gene encoding excinuclease ABC subunit UvrB: MFKLHSDFRPTGDQPEAIAALSAGITAGDREQTLLGVTGSGKTFTVANVIAEVKKPTLVLAHNKTLAAQLCGEFRQFFPENAVEYFVSYYDYYQPEAYIPRTDTYIEKDAQINEEIDKLRHSATTALLERRDVIIVASVSCIYGLGNPAEYAENSLSLRVGMRRERDDILRRLVQMQYARNDIAFERGTFRVRGDSLEIIPVSEMDRALRIEFFGDEIERITEIDTLTGEVKGRRHHAAIFPASHFVTSRDKLYAAIERIEAELTERLTELRARDKLLEAQRLEQRCRYDLEMMREVGFCSGIENYSRHLEGRAAGTPPFTLLDYFPADFLLVVDESHVTIPQVRGMYAGDRSRKETLVEHGFRLPSAMDNRPLTFAEFKKRVPQLLYVSATPADYEVSQSSQVVEQVIRPTGLLDPQILVRRTHGQIDDLYGEIRERVAASDRVLVTTLTKRMAEDLTDYFKEMGIRVRYLHSDVETLERMAIIRDLRLGEFDVLVGINLLREGLDLPEVSLVAILDADKEGFLRSTSSLIQTIGRAARNERGKVLMYADKVTDSMQRAIDETNRRRVKQQAYNEAHGITPHTVKKRVHDIIEATIGAAPAISAKLSAGNLGAMTHKERVDVIGRIQREMKQAAKELNFEHAAMLRDLLIELKAGHSTK, from the coding sequence ATGTTTAAGCTACATTCTGATTTTCGCCCCACCGGCGATCAGCCGGAGGCCATTGCCGCTTTGAGTGCCGGCATTACGGCAGGAGACAGGGAACAGACGCTACTAGGTGTAACCGGCTCCGGCAAGACATTTACCGTGGCCAACGTCATCGCCGAGGTGAAGAAGCCAACGCTCGTGCTTGCGCACAACAAAACCCTAGCGGCCCAGCTGTGTGGGGAGTTTCGGCAGTTCTTCCCTGAAAACGCCGTAGAGTACTTTGTAAGCTACTACGACTACTACCAGCCGGAAGCGTACATCCCGCGCACCGACACATACATTGAAAAGGATGCCCAAATCAACGAGGAGATAGACAAACTGCGCCACTCCGCGACTACCGCCCTGCTCGAACGGCGGGACGTCATCATCGTCGCCAGCGTATCGTGCATCTACGGCCTCGGCAACCCGGCGGAATACGCGGAAAACTCGCTTTCCCTGCGGGTGGGCATGCGGCGAGAGCGAGACGATATCCTGCGCCGCCTCGTGCAGATGCAGTACGCGCGCAACGACATAGCCTTTGAACGCGGTACCTTTCGCGTGCGTGGGGATAGCCTAGAGATTATTCCGGTATCCGAAATGGACAGAGCGCTCAGAATAGAGTTTTTTGGAGACGAAATCGAGCGCATCACCGAAATTGACACGCTGACAGGCGAAGTGAAGGGCAGGCGGCATCACGCAGCTATTTTCCCGGCGTCCCACTTTGTTACCAGCCGGGACAAGCTGTATGCGGCCATCGAGCGCATAGAGGCTGAGTTAACAGAGCGGTTAACCGAACTTCGCGCGCGGGACAAGCTGTTGGAGGCGCAGCGCCTAGAACAGCGTTGCCGCTATGACCTTGAGATGATGCGAGAGGTTGGTTTTTGCTCCGGCATAGAGAACTACTCGCGGCACCTTGAAGGTAGGGCAGCGGGTACGCCTCCCTTTACGCTACTGGATTACTTCCCCGCGGACTTTCTACTGGTGGTCGACGAGTCCCACGTCACCATCCCGCAAGTGCGCGGCATGTACGCGGGCGACCGTTCGCGCAAGGAGACACTAGTCGAACACGGTTTCCGTTTGCCTTCGGCTATGGACAATCGTCCCTTGACGTTTGCCGAGTTTAAAAAACGCGTGCCGCAGTTGCTCTATGTTTCGGCTACGCCTGCCGATTACGAGGTGTCGCAGAGCTCGCAGGTAGTCGAGCAGGTAATTCGCCCCACAGGGCTGCTTGACCCACAGATTTTGGTGCGGCGGACGCACGGTCAGATCGATGACTTATACGGTGAGATTAGAGAGCGCGTAGCGGCTAGCGACCGAGTGCTTGTCACCACGCTAACTAAGCGCATGGCAGAGGATCTCACGGATTACTTCAAGGAAATGGGCATAAGGGTGAGGTATTTGCACTCGGATGTGGAGACGCTCGAGCGCATGGCCATCATCCGCGACTTGCGTCTAGGCGAGTTTGACGTGTTAGTCGGCATAAACCTCCTGCGCGAGGGCCTTGACTTGCCCGAGGTGTCGCTGGTGGCCATTCTAGACGCTGATAAAGAAGGTTTTCTCCGCTCCACGTCTTCGCTTATCCAGACTATAGGCAGGGCAGCGCGCAATGAGCGCGGCAAGGTGTTGATGTATGCCGACAAAGTGACCGACTCTATGCAGCGGGCCATAGACGAAACTAACCGCAGGCGCGTGAAGCAACAGGCCTATAACGAGGCCCACGGCATCACACCGCATACGGTCAAGAAGCGAGTGCACGATATTATAGAGGCTACCATTGGTGCAGCCCCGGCCATCTCGGCTAAGCTCTCGGCCGGAAATCTCGGCGCGATGACGCACAAAGAGCGCGTTGACGTCATCGGTAGAATCCAGCGCGAAATGAAGCAGGCGGCTAAGGAGCTTAACTTCGAGCATGCGGCTATGCTGCGCGACCTGCTGATAGAGCTGAAGGCGGGGCATTCAACTAAGTAG
- a CDS encoding type II toxin-antitoxin system HicB family antitoxin → MRQVIVYPGEDGWWVVECPSLPGCVSQGETKEKAILNIREAIQGYVTALEEDGLPVPEERFEAIVVAV, encoded by the coding sequence ATGAGGCAGGTTATTGTATACCCGGGGGAAGATGGCTGGTGGGTGGTGGAGTGCCCCAGCCTGCCCGGCTGCGTCAGTCAGGGGGAGACAAAGGAAAAGGCCATTCTTAATATTAGAGAGGCCATCCAGGGATACGTTACGGCTTTAGAGGAGGACGGATTGCCTGTCCCAGAAGAGCGTTTTGAGGCCATCGTGGTGGCCGTATGA
- a CDS encoding protein phosphatase 2C domain-containing protein, with the protein MVYSPLVVSTVVHVQGSSASNEDTYLLVEQQGLYAVVDGATSLVPYCGPNGESGGLAAARLVTEVLGHYAGQGANDPLPLVAVLKLANDELRTAMTAAGIDVSRPEERWGACVAAVRLHADYLEVAQIGDAVLALVQADGSVTLATPNQLVGVSRITRERCREANERVFSCANERHAFIREGLLANRQLANTQGGYGVLNGQPEAESFICSRRIRRESVQALLLMTDGLAFPGTEHEDGLGIPEVIAHVQLMGLASYAQWLLEQEQEDRACLRFPRAKVSDDKTGIWLSFVAPNVCR; encoded by the coding sequence TTGGTTTATTCGCCCCTAGTGGTCTCCACTGTCGTCCATGTACAAGGCAGCTCCGCTAGTAACGAAGACACTTATCTGCTAGTAGAGCAGCAAGGGCTTTACGCTGTAGTAGATGGCGCCACCTCACTTGTCCCTTACTGCGGACCTAATGGCGAAAGCGGCGGCTTAGCTGCCGCTCGCCTAGTCACCGAAGTCCTAGGACACTATGCTGGGCAGGGGGCTAATGACCCCCTGCCTCTTGTAGCCGTGCTGAAGCTCGCGAACGACGAGTTGCGAACCGCTATGACCGCGGCTGGCATAGATGTATCGCGTCCTGAGGAGCGGTGGGGAGCCTGTGTCGCGGCGGTGCGATTGCATGCGGACTACCTAGAGGTGGCACAGATTGGCGACGCAGTGTTAGCACTGGTGCAGGCCGATGGCAGCGTGACCCTCGCGACCCCAAACCAGCTGGTAGGCGTCAGCCGCATCACGCGGGAGCGATGCCGCGAAGCTAACGAGCGCGTGTTTTCATGTGCTAATGAACGCCATGCCTTCATTCGCGAGGGGCTCTTAGCAAACAGGCAGCTAGCAAACACCCAAGGTGGCTACGGCGTACTGAACGGGCAACCGGAAGCAGAGAGTTTCATTTGCTCTCGGCGCATACGCAGGGAAAGTGTTCAGGCCCTGCTCTTAATGACTGACGGCCTAGCTTTCCCGGGAACCGAACATGAGGATGGGCTAGGGATACCTGAGGTAATTGCTCATGTGCAGCTCATGGGGCTAGCCAGCTACGCACAATGGCTACTAGAGCAAGAGCAAGAAGACCGTGCATGTCTGCGCTTCCCGCGAGCTAAAGTCAGCGACGACAAGACAGGCATCTGGCTGTCGTTTGTGGCCCCTAATGTGTGCCGCTAG